CAGACCTTGGCACACTGGTAAAAGGGACAACCCTAGCGTTTTGCAGAGTCGGCAAAGGGGGCATTCGGGTGGCTTAAGGGGAAACACAGGAATCGTTGCCGAACTGGGAGAGCAATGCGCGTTATCGCCGAAGGGCTGCTTACCGAAGAAAACCCGCCGCGCCTGATCGGCGGACGTGACCGTGAGAGCGGCCGCGTGGTCTTCCCCTGCCCCCCCGGTGACAGGTTCGCCCCCGTGCCGCTGTCGCGCACTGGCACGCTATGGTCCTACACGATCCAGCGCTACCGCCCCAAATCGCCGCCTTATGCCGGGCCGGAAGCGTTCCGCCCATGGCCGGTCGGCTATGTCGAACTGCCCGGCGAAGTGATTGTCGAGGCCCGCCTTGCCAATGTTGCGTTCGAAGACATCCGCATCGGCATGCCGCTTGAACTCACCCTTGTCCCGCTCGATCCCGATGCGACAGACCCGGTGATGATCCACGCATTTCAGCCTGAAGGGACCGCAGCATGAGCGGCGACGTCTGCATCGTCGGTATCGGCATCCACCCGTTTGGGCGCACCGATGGCCTTTCGGGTCTGGATCAGGGCGTATTCGCGGTGCGTCAGGCGCTGGCCGATGCCGGAATTGCATGGGGTGATGTGCAGTTCGCCTATGGCGGATCGGATTCTGCCGGCAATCCCGATACCATGGTCGAACGCCTTGGGCTGACCGGGGT
The nucleotide sequence above comes from Novosphingobium sp. SL115. Encoded proteins:
- a CDS encoding Zn-ribbon domain-containing OB-fold protein, with product MRVIAEGLLTEENPPRLIGGRDRESGRVVFPCPPGDRFAPVPLSRTGTLWSYTIQRYRPKSPPYAGPEAFRPWPVGYVELPGEVIVEARLANVAFEDIRIGMPLELTLVPLDPDATDPVMIHAFQPEGTAA